A region from the Hippopotamus amphibius kiboko isolate mHipAmp2 chromosome 15, mHipAmp2.hap2, whole genome shotgun sequence genome encodes:
- the LOC130836948 gene encoding olfactory receptor 7D4-like, whose translation MGAGNHTGASQFLLLGLSDDPELQPLLSGLFLSMYLVTVLGNLLIILAIISDSHLHTPMYFFLSNLSFVDICLVSTTIPKMLLNIQAESKDISYIGCLTQVYFFMVFAGMDALLLTVMAYDRFVAICHPLRYTVIMNPRLCAFLVLMCWFIILSISLFHILLMMWLTFCIGTEIPHFFCELAQILKAACSDTLINDISLYVGTALLCMFPLTAILFSHSQIVFSLTKVASTEGKYKAFSTCGSHLSVVSLFYGTGLGVYLTSAVTHSSQRHSIASVMYTVVTPMLNPFIYSLRNKDVKGALRRLLSQGAPCP comes from the coding sequence ATGGGAGCAGGAAACCATACGGGAGCATCACAAttcctcctcctgggcctctcagaCGATCCTGAACTGCAGCCCCTCCTCTCTGGTCTGTTCCTgtccatgtacctggtcaccgTGCTcgggaacctgctcatcatcctggccatcatctctgactcccacctccacacccccatgtacttcttcctctccaacctgtcctttgttgACATCTGTTTGGTCTCtaccaccatcccaaagatgctgctGAATATCCAGGCAGAGAGCAAAGACATCTCCTACATAGGATGCCTCACTCAGGTGTACTTTTTTATGGTTTTTGCTGGAATGGATGCTTTGCTtctgactgtgatggcctatgatcggtttgtggccatctgccaccccctgcgCTACACAGTCATCATGAACCCTCGCCTCTGTGCCTTTCTGGTTCTGATGTGTTGGTTCATCATTTTATCCATCTCCCTGTTTCATATTCTATTGATGATGTGGCTGACCTTCTGTATTGGCACTGAAATTCCACACTTCTTCTGTGAACTGGCTCAGATTCTCAAGGCAGCCTGCTCAGACACCCTCATCAATGACATCTCTTTGTATGTGGGCACTGCCCTGCTGTGTATGTTTCCTCTGACTGCGATCCTCTTTTCTCACTCTCAGATTGTCTTCTCCTTAACGAAGGTGGCCTCCACTGAGGGCAAGTacaaagcattttccacctgtgggTCGCACCTCTCTGTGGTTTCCCTGTTCTATGGGACAGGCCTGGGGGTCTATCTCACTTCTGCTGTGACCCATTCTTCCCAGAGACATTCCATTGCctcagtgatgtacactgtggtcacccccatgctgaaccccttcatctacagcctgaggaacaagGATGTGAAGGGGGCCCTTAGAAGGCTCCTCAGTCAAGGTGCCCCTTGTCCATGA
- the LOC130836789 gene encoding olfactory receptor 7E24-like has product MYLVTVLGNLLIILAVTSNPHLHTPMYFFLSNLSLADIGFVSTTVPKMIVNIQTHSRVISYAGCLTQMSIFILFGIMDNMLLTVMAYDRYVAICHPLHYQVIMSPRLCCFLVLVSFFVSLLDSQVRNLIVLQLTCFKNVEIPNFFCDPSQLLKLACSDTLTNNINMYIIGAIFGFLPFSGIFFSYHKIVSSILRVPSSGGRYKAFSTCGSHLAVVCLFYGTGLGVYLHSSASSSHEKSAVASVVYTVVTPMLNPFIYSLRNKDIKSALWRIIIRIA; this is encoded by the coding sequence atgtacctggtcaccgtgttggggaacctgctcatcatcctggctgtcacctctaacccccacctccacacccccatgtacttcttcctctccaacctgtccttggCTGACATTGGTTTCGTCTCCACCACAGTCCCCAAGATGATTGTGAACATCCAAACTCACAGCAGAGTCATCTCCTATGCGGGCTGCCTGACTCAGATgtctatttttatcctttttggaATAATGGATAACATGCTtctgactgtgatggcctatgacaggtatgtggccatctgtcacccactgcactaccaggtCATCATGAGCCCACGCCTCTGTTGTTTCTTagttttggtgtctttttttgttaGCCTTTTGGACTCCCAGGTGCGCAATCTGATTGTGTTACAACTTACCTGCTTTAAGAATGTGGAAATTCCTAATTTCTTCTGTGACCCTTCTCAGCTCCTCAaacttgcctgttctgacacTCTCACCAATAACATAAACATGTATATTATTGGTGCCATCTttggttttctccctttctcaggGATCTTTTTCTCTTACCATAAAAttgtttcttccattctgagagtcCCCTCATCAGGTGGGAGGTATAAAGCCTTCTCCACTTGTGGCTCTCACCTGgcagttgtttgcttattttacgGAACAGGTCTTGGAGTGTACCTCCATTCATCTGCCTCATCTTCCCACGAGAAGAGTGCAGTGGCCTCGGTGgtgtacactgtggtcacaccaatgctgaaccccttcatctacagtctacGGAACAAGGACATCAAGAGTGCCTTGTGGAGGATCATCATCAGGATAGCCTAA